CACTCACTCCCTGTACAAAGCACACACCTGCTGACTGTGGGGAGTCATTTCCAGCATAATGACACATCCGTGTCTTcccatttttatttctgtattccCCACCTCTTTGTGCCCCAAGGTGGCAAGGGTTCCCATGTGAACCTTTGTTACTTCTGGGCACAGTTCCTCTGCTGTACCTCACTAAGTACACTCAGCAGTCAAATAACAATGCAAAATATTCTTATAGCAAAACCCTCATTTACCTGACAATGAATGGGACCCTGCAAGTACTGTGGCGCTCAGGTGTGATTCCTGCTGGGGGATACTGACAGGGCAAAAGCCAGAGCTTCAGGAAGAAGTGAGGCGCCTGGAGCTAAATGGGGGCGGGAAGGAAGGGGCACAGGGAGGGCGCCATGGGCTGAGGGAAGCAGCGGGGTGCAGCTACCAATAGCGATGCCCCCAGGAGAAGGGGCTAAAGGGTACCGCTGTGTGGGCTGCAGCTCCCCGAGGAGTCGCAGGTACGGGAGCTGCCTGGCTCATGCTATGCAACCTCGAGCGCGGCTGTGCGTGAAAAACCACGAAGCACAAACCCCTAAAAGCGCCCCGCCGGACCGGCGCCCAAGGGGGACAATATGGCGGCTATCTCCGCCCACCTCCCAAGTCGGGCGGCTCACGTGAGCGCTCACGTGCCCGGCGGGGGCGGAGGGCTGTTTCCGGAAGTGCTCGGCGCGGGCAGAGCCGGGTTTCGGGCGCTGCGGATTGGGGCTCCGGCCGGGCTGGGGCGGGCTGCGGGGATGGAGATCATCAGGAGCAGTGAGTGACGGCGGGGCGCGCGCCGGGGGGGCCGGTTTCCCAGCGCCTGGCCTCACCTCTCTCCTCCTGGGCCGCTGCCCGAGAGCGTCCTCGGTGCCGTGACTCGCCCGTTAACGTAGGAGCCGGGGCTCCGCCGTGCTGGGGCGCTGCATGTGCCCTTTCGAGGAGGCTCCCGGCTCCGAGGAGCGGGGAGGCCCCGCGAGAGAGCgccgggcagggcaggctccTCTCCGGCACCCCGGAGTGAGGGGACGGGGAGCGGTAGGTGGGCTGCGTGACGGTACCGCTCAGGGCTCCACGAGAATGTAATTTGGTAGTAAACAGgagccaaacatttttttttaagcaaaaatatTTGTAACTATTAATACAGCAAATAAAGAAATCTTGAAGAGCACCTGAAAAAATAAAACGTGAAAGATGACTGGTAATCTGAGCAATCTATTTTATCTCCCCATCTACCCCCCTGAAATAGATCTGACCACTTGATCTTCCCACTAAAGTTTATCCCAATAAAATAGGTTTATGGTCTTCTCAACTGGTGAGACAGTAGAAAATTAAAGTAACTTTTTGCTGGGAAGATATGTGCCCCGTTGCACTGTAACCATCTAATCATTGTTAGGGAAGCTAATTGGGCCCGCATCCTGCACTGAAGTCTATGCTAGCCAGCCCTTACCCAGATCTacatttatttaatgaaaaaagaaaaggagtacttgtggcaccttagagactaacaaatttatttgagcataagctttcaggagttacagctcacttcatcggatgcatccaatgaagtgagctgtagctcacgaaacttatgctcaaataaatttcttagtctctaaggtgccacaagtactccttttctttttgcgaatacagattaacacggctgctactctgaaacctgtcatttgtgtAATGGTGTCTGCCTCTGTAGGAGGCTGGGGACTCTACATAGGAATGTGCAGGGCAAGAATGGGCAGAGGAAATTTGATCATAGTGTACCACGTGTGCAATATTTTTAGgttaaactttttaaatgttgctTAGCGTGGTGATTTGGTGTCTGTTACCCAACAGAATTTTGATTAAATACATAGtttgctaaaataaaaaaaaacttaccTTTTGATCTTGTCTTGGCAGATGCTtactggtttttgttgttgtgttggTTATTTTATATGTGAAGATAAATGAAGGGCAAGAAAGTGTCAGGGACCTATGGTTCCATCTATTTTAGTTGGGTACATCCAGAGTCTGCTTTTGATTGTAATCTGTACTGGATGTATTATAATTGAGAGAAGGTAGAAGATGATGCTACGTCTGCTAGAATTGGTACTCTAGcaaaatgattaatttttttgtgaaTTTGAGCGAAAACATTGAGGATATAACTTTACATGTCACATAGAAAATTTCATCATTGTATTAATACTGCTTCTAATACTTGCTTAGGTTTTGTAAAGGAGAAAATAAttgccttttttgttgttttgcagAATTAATAATGCCTcgcatgatttaaagactttggAGTGTGCTTTCTGGTGATCTGATGCAcaaagggaaaatggaagaagATGTGAAGTTACAAAGAGAGAATGAGAAGTTGAAAGTTAAAGCAGATGCTGCTCCTGAGATCAGCCGTCTGATTTCAGTTAGTGAGTTCTCTTGCCACTGCTGTTATGATATTCTGGTGAATCCCACCACCTTGAACTGTGGTCATAGTTTCTGTAGACACTGCCTAGCCTTGTGGTGGGTATCCTCGAAGAAGAATGAGTGTCCAGAATGCAGAGAAAAGTGGGAAGGATTCCCCAAGGTCAACATCCTCCTCAGGTGATTGTAATGCATCTATTTGgtctttttaaaagcaaagacACATACATACTTTGTTGCTTGTTTTTGGCTACATACTTTTAAAACCTTTCAGTAATCAGCACTTTCTTGCAGACGTTAAGGCTTGCAGTCTCACAATATGTAATTGTTTTTAACTGTTCAAGTAATCACTTCTGTATTTTGGAGTGGAtctctgaattttcttttcagatttttttaagtgccttaagttttttcccctcacttttaATAGTTCTTAACAACATATCACAACTAGAAATAATTCTAGCTTTGAATGTTCAGTGGTATTAATGTGAGTACTGCTTTAGTTCCTTGGAATAAATTCTTATCTCATTACAGCACAATACTAAAGTATTGATTCATTAAGTACTTGCTGGTGTTTTGAGTTACATACAAGCTCTCTTCTTGCATTTTTTAAGAAAGTAATTTTCTGAGCTGTGTAAACGATAGTCAGTTAAATAGTTTACCCTGTTGATTTTAGGCTTTTCTGTTGAACTTGGCCAGTGCTATTGAATAACAACCTATCAGCTGTCTTTCAAAAGTAGTAAGGTATATCCTGACCATCTAAATTTAGAATAGTGGTTATTGTATAAACTTCAGTTTTTCTTGTCATATATTTCTTTATAGTGAACCTTAAATTTAACGTTTGTGTGCAAAAACCTTTTATTCAACTTTTAACTGATGATGATTGCCAAAACCTCCTTTCACGCAAAACTTAATATGTAACTAATAAGCTGTAAAATACACTTTTCAGCTGAGTCCCAGTTCTCTGAGCTATAGACTTGAATAGACTCAGTGATATATTGTAAAGTGACTGATGTGTGTTTCTCTAGGGATGCTATTGAAAAGCTCTTTCCTGATGCTATTGCACAGCGAAAAGAAGACATTCAGCAAAACAGTAATGTAGCTCACAGCCTTGCAGCCTTCCAAAAACATGGAAATGATCAGATTTCTGCACCTCCAAATGTGAGAAGAATTAATCCTCGAGGAGGAGGTTTCTTCTCTGGAGTTCTGACAGCTTTAACTTGTGTGGCAGTAAGTTTCATCCCCATCCATTTTCCAGATAAACATGGAAAACAAACACCATCAGCATTTAATTTAAGCTGTCCAGAAAAGTAATGACAagtattgggggggagggagttggtGTTGACTATATATTTCAGTGCCAGCTGTGGATGGACAATAAAtgggggtggaagctgttgagaTCTTACTCAAATTTGTATTTGTTGTGGTATTTGAGTGTACCCCATCAAACTGGCAGGACTTTCAAACATTTGATCCAAACTTTGTCAGTGATGTTCATACTGCATTCCAAAAGGATCTGTTGGCTGTTTTGCAGGTGGTTCTGCTTGGGTATCATTGGAGCAGCAGAGAATATGAAGATGATCTTCTTGTCCACAAACCTGTTGCTAAATGGACTCCTGAAGAGGTGATTCTTTGGCTAGAACAGCTGGGTCCTTGGGCTTCCTTGTATAGAGATCGATTTTTATTAGAGAGAGTGAATGGAAGGTGAGGAAAATACAATCTCAAACTGACAAGAGCTGCCATAATAGAACCACTTCATTGGATAGACTTCATTTTTCATACCATATATGTaatgaaatgtcaaaatcttGTTTCCCAGGTGATCAAAAATTCTGGTACCAAAGGACATTTCAACCCTCAATTTAATTGACCTAATTCTAATAATGGTTGTTAATACTaagtatgtgatttttttttctttgttttacagTTTTGATAGCTTATAGTCAGGAAAGATAAGTAAAATGTTACTAGGTCTCTAACAGGGATTTGGGCAGTTATCGAGTGGCCCAGCTTCTGGAgttagaggcttagggacatctggatcatggggttgcatcccttaccattttggctaatagtcattgatggacctatcttccatgaatttatctaattcgcttttgaacccagttatagtttgtcttcacaacatcccctggcaacaggtTCCACGGTTAACTGTGCATCATGTGAAGAACTTCCtattgttggttttaaacctgctgtctattaatttatcGGGTGACTCCTTATTCTTATTATGTGAAGGGATAATAACACTACTTATTCATGTTCTCCAtaccatttgtgattttatagacctctatcatatcccctcttttccaagctgaacagttccaatctttttaatttctcctcatatggaagctgttctatacccttaataatttttgttgcccttctctgtatctcttttttgagaccgggtgaccagaactgcacgcagaattcaaggtgtgggctTAACATGGATTTACATAggggcattatattttctgtcttattctatccctttcccaatggctcctaacattgtttagcttttttgactgctactgcagaTTGACTTGCTCCTCACCAATCTACCTTCTAGTTCTCCTCCGTTTGGAGGTCTTTTCTCTTCCCTcgactcctctcccctcccccactcttccTCCTAACTTGATGCTCCAGTAGATGCTAACTCTTCCATTCTAAATTGATGCCCAACCAGTTAAATTACAGAACAGATCTCTTCTCATGAAACCCAGATTTAAAACATAAGCCACTATACTTATATAGGATCTTATCTTCTAGTGTGGTGGTAGTTATAGTTATTGTGTGAGCACAGCTCTAGGAATAAAAGGAAAGCTATGTTGGCTTGCCTGGCTTAAAATTTGTTTGCCAAATGTGGAGACAAAATGAGTAAGGGAAGATTTAATTCAAGCTTGTCAATGATAAGATCATAGAATGTATTTTATAGGATTTGGGGGCTTTTAGTGTGTTTAAAAGTGTATGGTATGGGACATAATTTCTAAAGGTGATATCTTGGTGATTCAGTATCTTGTTGCTATGTGAGAATTAAAATAGTGTGTCTGTTACAAAAGAGGTGAGCTGTCAGTATTTACccttctgaaatattttattttgtaggcTTCTACTAACAATAACAGATGAAGATTTCACAAAAACTCCTTATCATATAGAGAACAGTAGCCATAGAAAAGCCATTATAATGGAATTGGAACGTGTGAAAACATTGGGAGTTAAACCACCACAGAACCTTTGGGAATACAAGGTAAATTTGATAAAGTAGTGAATCGTGTCACTTGGAATAGATATTTTCAAAGACTAAACTACGAAGTTATGCAACTACGAAGAAACATCCAGTTCTTTAGAATGGGATCAATAAGTGTCTGAGTACAATGCAAGGGATAATGTGAATGAAAACTCTCAAAGGTGAATGAACAACAGGATTCATGTGACTGGTATGGCAATGGATGCAACTGTAACAGTACTGTTGCATATTGCAGAACAAAAGCCCAGAAAATCATAAAGTTCAAAGAGAGCAAGGCAAGGAAGTAGTCTGTGTGCAAACTGTTAAGTTTAAAaactaatgatttttaaaaaacgtgATTTCTGTAACATTTGTAAATGCTAAATGATTTTCATTGATGATTGTGTAAAGCAAAATAAACATACTTCAGAAAAGTCTAAAGCTGACTTCTCATAATAGTATGTCTCACTGTTAACCTTCTGATTCATTTCAGGCAGTAAATCCAGGAAAGTCACTCTTCCTGCTATATGCACTAAAGAGCTCTCCAAGACTCAGTATGTTGTATCTATACTTGTTTGATTACACAGAAATATTTCTACCATTCATCTACACAATATGTCCTGTGCAAGAAGATGAATATGAAGATATTATCACAAAACTATTAGTAGGTGTTTAAAACATTTATCATTATGCCAATTGCTTTAAATTGAAGCATTTgtgtttaaaatttatttttcaaatatgcaTAGCACATTGCTTACCATTCTTATCTTATAATAAAaacttttcttaaaacaaaaacaaaaacttcccTGCAAAGTAAGCTTCATCCTCAAGCTTATTGTGTAGGGTGTTGATAGTGTAACAGCTATTAAAGTTGCCCAGCACTTCCCATTTAGAACGCCCTGTTTTTAATTGGTTACTGTTTGGCAGTTATAGATggtcaggttttaaaaaaaaaaaaaaaaaaattgtttccatgTATAGATTGTGTGTTAATCAATGGTAAATTAAACGAGACGTACCAAGGGATTCCTTGCCCAGAAATGGAAAGGCATTGCATCTGTTCATATGGACTTCTACTTTTAAGAGCAAACCTTGTGAAAGCACATACAGTGAAAATGTCTAGTTAAATTATGTATATTACTAATTATATTTGAAAAGTGCAAGAGTTCAGAAATCTAATCTCTTCCCTTGGCTTTTCTTTTTGACATCTTAGACAGCTTAAAACAATTGTTAGTTTCATACTCGGGCTTTACTGTTTAAATTTTTGGGTGTCAGTTTTTCAAAGGAATGtctgtttttaaaactttccacTAGAGCTTAAAGAAAAACCTTCTACTGGTCTTGGAATATGTGTAAACTTGTCATTACAAAATGTAAATCTTAGTCTGAATTGGAGTAATCATTGTAATTTATGAGGGCACTACAGTAACAAATGAACGTATTTAAAGATCAGTTTTATGTTTACTACTCTCTTTTTTTAACACATATGGCTTGCACTTTAAAAGAAATCTCATCTGAAGGTTCCTGTGTATTTTTCTAAATAGCTGATTACTTTAAAAACATGAGATGTTTACCTAGCATACTGGATAAAATCTATTTTATAACTCTAAGAATTTAAGGAATGGTTTTGTCCAAAACCATTTTATTTATAATGAAGCCTGCAATGGCAACAACCACTCCTTAATGTTGTCTTCTGTCTGTAAGCACAATTCCATTTTATTTCTGTGTCCCTTCACCCCTCTTTTAAATCCTCAAATGTCTTCCACTTCAAATTTGGCCTGTGAGCATCCTTTTCTGACAAAATTTTGAAACTGTTCGGACAAGCTGTTAACATAAACGCCTATTCACATTTAAAATACTTACTACTTCCCCACTCTCTGATAACAGCctgctgctgccagctaatgTAGTTTAATTCTATAGCAACATCGAAGGTTCAGGACTTGGTTACTGATCTATTCCGTCACATGCCCCCTATTCAATTCTCTGCATTCAAGCCAGGCTGTTCCTCCTCTGTGCTGCCTGGGCCCCACCAGGGTGAGTACTGAGGGCAGAGGAAAGACTGGGggtatgtctttttttttctggagaTGGAAAGTGTACTACCAGCTTGAGGAGATGTAcccaagctagtgcactaaaaatagaagtgtagcctcAGCTGCATATGTGGAAAAGGTCTAGCTGGCCCTTGTTCATGTTTAGGGTCTCAGAGGGGATTGTATTTGGGGAAGTCAGCCCCTCATGTTGCTGTgcctacatttctatttttaggGGATCAGCTCAACCAGTAATTAAATGTTCTAGTGTAGCCATACACTAAGTCTGTGCTCAGTTACGAGCAGAAGCTGCAGGCAAGTCATTCCTagccctgcagccctgggctggagcatgctccaATTCAAAAGGAGTGTTTGGAGAACTTGGTCCCCAAACCACAGCAAGCCTTTTCTGAGTGTGCAAATAGCAATTGTTCAGAGGCTTGTAACTTAGCCAAATTAAGATTTTCTTGGGGATGATAAACAGCACTTCTGTGATGCCAGGGTGACCATGATGTCAAATTGCAGGTTCCTGTCCCAAGATATGAAGATGTTATAACTCCTTTCAGTGAAAGGCTCTAAGTtgtgtggtgttgttttttttcaccaatatttaaaaaaaaaaaaaaaaaaagttttcctaacCTTGTCCTTGAAAATGGCTGAACCGTTCAGCCTTAAGCAGAACTTTAACCATAAGGATTGATAAATTAGACCAACGGAAGGTTGTCCAACACTTTAATCATAGGTGTCACTATCCCCACCTATAATAACCTAAATATGTGGCCTGAGTTGAAGAacgctgagcacctgcagctcccattgatgtgGGCAGCAGTTGTGGGTGCTCATCTTTGAAAATCGCTTATTTTATTAGCCTAAATATTAATGTAGGTGCTTATCTGTAGGCTCCACTATTTGAGAATGTTGACGTGTAATCCCAtgtggatgagagagatggatttCACAGGGAAGCAGTGACCTAAACTCTGC
The Lepidochelys kempii isolate rLepKem1 chromosome 10, rLepKem1.hap2, whole genome shotgun sequence DNA segment above includes these coding regions:
- the BFAR gene encoding bifunctional apoptosis regulator isoform X2, with the translated sequence MHKGKMEEDVKLQRENEKLKVKADAAPEISRLISVSEFSCHCCYDILVNPTTLNCGHSFCRHCLALWWVSSKKNECPECREKWEGFPKVNILLRDAIEKLFPDAIAQRKEDIQQNSNVAHSLAAFQKHGNDQISAPPNVRRINPRGGGFFSGVLTALTCVAVVLLGYHWSSREYEDDLLVHKPVAKWTPEEVILWLEQLGPWASLYRDRFLLERVNGRLLLTITDEDFTKTPYHIENSSHRKAIIMELERVKTLGVKPPQNLWEYKDLKDPTWKQWREFIVKYSFLPYQLIAEFAWDWLEIHYWTSRFIIVNAMLLSVLELFSFWRLWSRRELKTIPQRMWSHFWKVSTQGLFVAIFWPLIPQFVCNCLFYWALYFNPIINIDLVVKEVRRLETQVL
- the BFAR gene encoding bifunctional apoptosis regulator isoform X1, encoding MHKGKMEEDVKLQRENEKLKVKADAAPEISRLISVSEFSCHCCYDILVNPTTLNCGHSFCRHCLALWWVSSKKNECPECREKWEGFPKVNILLRDAIEKLFPDAIAQRKEDIQQNSNVAHSLAAFQKHGNDQISAPPNVRRINPRGGGFFSGVLTALTCVAVVLLGYHWSSREYEDDLLVHKPVAKWTPEEVILWLEQLGPWASLYRDRFLLERVNGRLLLTITDEDFTKTPYHIENSSHRKAIIMELERVKTLGVKPPQNLWEYKAVNPGKSLFLLYALKSSPRLSMLYLYLFDYTEIFLPFIYTICPVQEDEYEDIITKLLDLKDPTWKQWREFIVKYSFLPYQLIAEFAWDWLEIHYWTSRFIIVNAMLLSVLELFSFWRLWSRRELKTIPQRMWSHFWKVSTQGLFVAIFWPLIPQFVCNCLFYWALYFNPIINIDLVVKEVRRLETQVL